TCGACGAATGGCTGGAGACCGAGGGCGCCATCCGGGCCGGCGACAGCTGGGAGATCTACCACGATCTCCCAGCCTGTGAGGGCCTCGGCGTCCGGATCGAAGTCGTCCAGCCCATCACCTTCGCCCACGCCACGACCGCTCGGCGCTAGTAGAAGATGCCGCCCGGGGTGCGGGCGGTGTCGTCCAGGCGCCAGGTCAATTTGTTGTGCACGGCAACCACACCGTCGACGCCTTCGACCAGGGTGGTCGCGAACGCCACCGTACTGCGCCGCTCCACCTGGCCTGTCAGCGTCACCACGCCCTCCTGCACCGCGACCTCCACCGCCTGCGGGTCGTCCCACAAGTGGCGGTCGACGACGTCACGGTGGACCCGGGCCAGGATCTCCTGATCGGAGGCCACGTACGCGCTGAGCAGGTCGGAGCGGGACACGATGCCGACGAGTTCGGCACCGTCCATCACGACCAGCCGGGTGATGCCGCGGGCCGCCATCAGCCGGGCGGCCTCGTCCAGCGTGCAACCGCCCTCGATCGTGACCGCCGGACTCGTCATCAGCTGCCCGGCAGTCACCGCGTCCGCCTTGGCCCGCGCCGTCCGGTGCAGCCGGCCCGGCCGCTGCTTCGCTTCCTTGCGCAGCAGATCCGACTCGGAAACCACCCCGGTCACGCGGCCGTACGCGTCCCGGACCGGCATCGCGCTGATGTGGTGCTCGGCAAGCAGACCGGCGACGGTCTTGAACGGCGTGTCTTCGGTGACCGTGACAACGTCCTTCGTCATCACGTCGGAAACCACCAGGTAGTGACGCATCATGACTCCTTGTGCCGGCCGGCGATCACGACCGGCGAGTTCGCGTGGTGCAGCAGGCTCTGGCTGACGGAGCCGAGCAGCAGGCCCTTGACTCCGCCACGGCCACGGGAGCCGACCACGACGGTCGAGGCGGTGGCCGACAACTTGATCAGCTCGGTACCGGCCCGTCCCGCCAGAACCGCGGCCCGTACCTGCACGGCCGGATACTTGTCCCGGTACGGCGCGATGCTCTCGGCCAGCCAGTCCTTCAGCAATTGTTCGGTGCCGGCGACGGCCGCCGCGTACTCCGTTTGCGGCAGCCAGCAGTACACCACCCGCAACGGCTCTCCGGTCAGCGCGGCTTCCTCGAACGCGAAGGTCAACGCGTCGTCGGAGTCGGCCGAACCGTCGGTCCCGACCACAATCGGTCCGGGCCGCCGTTCGCCCCGGACCACTACCACCGGGCACAGCGCTTTGGCGGTGACCGCTGTCGCGACCGAGCCGAGGAAGGCTGCCGACATCTTGTTCGGGGATCTCGTCCCGACCACGACCAGCGCGGCATCGCCGGCCTCGCGCAAGATCGCGTGGGCCGGGTCCATGTCCACCAGCGAACCGGACACGCGATCCTCCCCGAGCCGGTCCCGCGCGATCCGGATCGCCTCGTCCAGCTCCTGCTGGAAGGTGTCCAGCGCTATCGGTGGCGGCACGTACCCGGCCATTCCGATCGCGGGCCACCGGTCCAGATCGTTCGCGTACGCCCGCACCACCCGGATCGCGAGATCGCGCCGGACGGCCGCGTCCACGGCCCAGCGCAACGCGGTCCGGCTCTCCGGGGTGTCATCCACCCCGACGAGGATGTAGTCCTTCATCACCGGCATTCCCTTCAGTCGCTCGGATGCTGCACGAGGATTTCTTTCAGGCCGTCGACGAACGCCAGCGATTCGTCGTACCCGCGCTGCCAGACGTTGCGGCCGAAGATCAGGCCCAGGCCGCCGGCGTCCATCGCCTGCTCGGCCTTGCGGTACATCGCCTCGTCACCGGCGCGCTCGCCCCCGGAGACCAGCACGAGGGTACGGTTCGCGGACCGGACCACACCGTCGATCGCCTGCTGCGGCGTGAAGATCTCCTCGTACGGCGGCTTGACGTTGTCGCGCTTCGACGGCTGCGGGAAGTTCACCTTCACCACGTCCGCGCCGAGCTCGCTGGCCACCCGCGCCGCGTAGTCGACGGCGTAGAAGGAATCCTTGCCACCCTTGCTCTCGATCGCCGCGCCGCGCGGGTACGCCCACACGATCACCGGCATGCCGAGCCGCTCGGCGTCCGCGCGGATCGTCCGGTACTGGGTGAAGTCGGTTTCCTGCGCGGGCGATCCGACGTACAGCGTGTAGCCGACCGCGTCCGCGCCGAGCCGGACGGCGTCCTCGACACTCGCGTGCACCGGCGACAACGCCGCGGCGTCCGGCGGGATGTCGGTCTTGCCGTTCAGCTTCAGGATCAGCGGGATCTCACCGGCGTAGTCCCAGAAGAACTTCTCCGCCAGCCCGATCTGCAGTACCACCCCGTTGAACTCGCCGGCTTGCGCCAGCTTCATCACGTACGCCGGGCCGGACGC
The genomic region above belongs to Kribbella solani and contains:
- a CDS encoding universal stress protein — translated: MKDYILVGVDDTPESRTALRWAVDAAVRRDLAIRVVRAYANDLDRWPAIGMAGYVPPPIALDTFQQELDEAIRIARDRLGEDRVSGSLVDMDPAHAILREAGDAALVVVGTRSPNKMSAAFLGSVATAVTAKALCPVVVVRGERRPGPIVVGTDGSADSDDALTFAFEEAALTGEPLRVVYCWLPQTEYAAAVAGTEQLLKDWLAESIAPYRDKYPAVQVRAAVLAGRAGTELIKLSATASTVVVGSRGRGGVKGLLLGSVSQSLLHHANSPVVIAGRHKES
- a CDS encoding CBS domain-containing protein, which gives rise to MMRHYLVVSDVMTKDVVTVTEDTPFKTVAGLLAEHHISAMPVRDAYGRVTGVVSESDLLRKEAKQRPGRLHRTARAKADAVTAGQLMTSPAVTIEGGCTLDEAARLMAARGITRLVVMDGAELVGIVSRSDLLSAYVASDQEILARVHRDVVDRHLWDDPQAVEVAVQEGVVTLTGQVERRSTVAFATTLVEGVDGVVAVHNKLTWRLDDTARTPGGIFY
- a CDS encoding class I fructose-bisphosphate aldolase, with the protein product MQKRAALNELGLSVGKKARLRRILFDHGLRNGTALFLPYDQGLEHGPRDFFANPAASGPAYVMKLAQAGEFNGVVLQIGLAEKFFWDYAGEIPLILKLNGKTDIPPDAAALSPVHASVEDAVRLGADAVGYTLYVGSPAQETDFTQYRTIRADAERLGMPVIVWAYPRGAAIESKGGKDSFYAVDYAARVASELGADVVKVNFPQPSKRDNVKPPYEEIFTPQQAIDGVVRSANRTLVLVSGGERAGDEAMYRKAEQAMDAGGLGLIFGRNVWQRGYDESLAFVDGLKEILVQHPSD